One genomic window of Manihot esculenta cultivar AM560-2 chromosome 16, M.esculenta_v8, whole genome shotgun sequence includes the following:
- the LOC110603922 gene encoding probable steroid-binding protein 3, translating into MEFTADQLIQYSGTDPSKPIYVAIKGRVFDVTTGKSFYGPGGSYAMFAGKDASRALAKMSKNDEDVSPSLDGLTEKEMGVLDDWEKKFEAKYPIVGRVIS; encoded by the coding sequence ATGGAGTTCACAGCCGATCAACTCATCCAATACAGCGGCACAGACCCATCAAAGCCTATCTACGTAGCAATCAAGGGTCGCGTTTTCGATGTGACCACCGGCAAGTCCTTTTATGGGCCAGGCGGCTCATACGCCATGTTCGCTGGCAAGGACGCTAGCAGAGCTCTTGCCAAGATGAGCAAGAACGATGAAGATGTCTCTCCTTCTTTGGATGGCCTTACTGAGAAGGAGATGGGTGTACTCGATGACTGGGAGAAGAAGTTTGAAGCTAAGTACCCCATTGTTGGCCGTGTTATCTCTTGA
- the LOC110603919 gene encoding ubiquitin C-terminal hydrolase 22 has protein sequence MATNNPLYTNPNLCKHLAEYKLRHTLTGYTSFKNCLKTTGNGRTSICRSETKIPRCCSCNGYQGRFFMCLVCSSISCSSHALLHAQSETGHDVAVDIERSELYCCLCSDQVYDPDFDKVVVSKHMMDMPNNTHVDDGIRRSSKRRKLNSLMDLDLKKCKQLFLMRDRREKSCYPLGLRGLNNLGNTCFMNSVLQVLLYAPPFRNYFLSGRHDRETCKKRSSDRLCLACNIDVIFSAVYSGDRTPYSPAQFLYSWWQHSANLASYEQQDAHEFFISVLDGIHEREGNGRTPTKDNGDCQCIAHRVFSGMLRSDVICMTCGFTSTTYDPCLDISLNMNTSNLSSVDGANKSVRPNESSSRCTLSACLDLFTRPEKLGSDQKLYCQNCKEKRDSFKQMSIRRLPLVLSLHIKRFEHSALRKMSKKIDWHLQFPFSLDMTSYLSSSIVRNRFGNRIFTFESNEADTSAEFEIFAVITHSGMLESGHYVTYLRLRNQWYKCDDAWITEVDEAVVRASQCYMIFYVQKMLYHKANEDWSCTPMSPLSDPFCPIAGCC, from the exons ATGGCCACAAATAATCCCTTATACACAAACCCAAATCTATGCAAGCATCTTGCCGAATACAAGCTCAGACATACCTTGACTGGCTATACTTCCTTCAAAAATTGCCTTAAAACTACTGGAAATGGAAGAACCAGCATTTGTAGGAGTGAAACGAAGATACCCAGATGCTGTTCTTGTAATGGGTATCAAGGTAGATTCTTTATGTGTTTGGTTTGCTCGTCAATCTCATGTTCAAGCCACGCCCTTTTACATGCTCAATCAGAGACTGGTCATGATGTAGCTGTTGACATTGAAAGATCGGAGCTTTATtgttgtttgtgcagtgatcagGTCTATGATCCTGATTTTGATAAAGTTGTCGTGTCCAAGCACATGATGGACATGCCAAATAATACTCATGTTGATGATGGCATAAGGAGATCAAGCAAGAGGAGGAAATTGAATTCATTGATGGATTTGGATTTAAAAAAGTGTAAACAGTTGTTTTTGATGAGGGATCGAAGGGAAAAATCGTGTTACCCGTTGGGATTGAGAGGATTGAACAATTTGGGCAATACTTGCTTCATGAATTCTGTGTTGCAAGTATTGCTTTATGCACCCCCTTTCAGGAACTACTTCTTGAGTGGCAGGCATGACCGTGAAACTTGTAAGAAAAGATCATCAGATCGGTTATGTTTGGCTTGCAATATTGATGTTATTTTCTCGGCTGTGTATTCTGGGGATCGAACACCTTACAGCCCAGCTCAGTTTCTTTACAG TTGGTGGCAGCATTCAGCAAATCTAGCTAGTTACGAACAGCAAGATGCTCATGAATTCTTCATTTCAGTGTTAGATGGTATCCATGAGAGAGAAGGAAATGGAAGAACCCCAACTAAAG ATAATGGAGATTGTCAGTGTATTGCTCATAGGGTTTTCTCAGGGATGTTGAGATCAGATGTTATTTGCATGACTTGTGGGTTTACTTCGACCACTTACGACCCTTGTCTTGACATTTCACTCAACATGAATACAAGTAATTTATCTTCAGTAGATGGGGCTAACAAGTCTGTCAGACCTAATGAGAGTTCAAGCAGATGTACTCTTTCTGCTTGTTTGGATTTGTTTACAAGGCCAGAAAAGTTGGGGTCAGACCAGAAACTTTACTGTCAAAATTGTAAAGAAAAACGGGACTCTTTTAAGCAAATGTCCATTAGAAGGCTCCCATTGGTGCTGTCTTTGCATATCAAACGATTTGAGCACTCTGCACTCAGAAAGATGTCGAAAAAAATTGATTGGCATTTGCAGTTTCCGTTCTCCTTAGATATGACGTCTTATTTGTCATCCTCAATTGTGAGAAACAGATTTGGGAATAGAATTTTTACCTTTGAAAGCAATGAAGCAGATACCTCTGCAGAATTTGAGATTTTTGCTGTGATCACTCATTCAGGGATGCTGGAATCAGGACACTATGTCACTTATCTTCGCCTCAGAAACCAGTGGTATAAATGTGATGATGCATGGATTACTGAGGTTGATGAAGCAGTTGTGAGAGCTTCACAGTGTTATATGATATTCTATGTGCAGAAAATGCTTTACCACAAAGCAAATGAGGATTGGAGCTGCACACCAATGTCCCCTCTAAGTGATCCTTTTTGTCCGATAGCAGGTTGTTGCTAG